A genome region from Anastrepha obliqua isolate idAnaObli1 chromosome 4, idAnaObli1_1.0, whole genome shotgun sequence includes the following:
- the LOC129244158 gene encoding UDP-glucosyltransferase 2-like, translating into MNASSEFERLKICYILLSLSILVAQSPITDGAKILAVYSFAGRSHFMMHRALISELVKHGHQVTMITALTLEPLKLGSNYTEILIEPEFDIRKDAQEHFGAISIYDLKHDMSLLMEMLHVMGISTTEHALKQPKVQDIINAKQTEGVYDLLLVEQLYQDAFLALAHVYNIPVISSATFAQQIYMSQMFGIITPWSYVPHSYLPLTEHMTFWERVQNTYHSLYYDLYREFKTFPEMDKLVKKYFGHLPIEFPSVSAMDKNLSATLINNYTPLSSAGPTIDSMINVGGMHIYPPKPLPTDLQKFLDESENGVIYFSLGTLVQGKDMPPEKLQVFLDVFSQLKQRVLWKFENDSIANLPKNVMIKKWMPQNDILAHPNVRVFIAHGGLFGTQEAVYHAVPILGMPFFCDQYLNLKKAEHGGYAITLDLHTLTRDDLKNGLQQLLFNSTYRDTIKRISRIFHDRPMGPRETALYWIDYVIRHKGARHLRAAGLDLKWYQFYLLDVIGLAVAVIVVALGVVVTLVCWFLQRIKGAKSKQKVQ; encoded by the exons ATGAATGCTTCGAGTGAATTCgag CGTTTAAAAATCTGTTACATTCTTCTGTCACTTTCCATCCTGGTGGCTCAATCACCTATTACTGATGGCGCGAAAATCCTCGCTGTGTATTCATTTGCAGGCAGAAGTCACTTCATGATGCATCGTGCGCTGATCAGCGAGTTGGTTAAACATGGCCATCAG GTCACCATGATAACCGCACTAACACTAGAACCACTTAAATTGGGCAGCAACTATACAGAGATACTTATTGAACCGGAGTTCGATATAAGGAAAGATG CTCAAGAGCACTTTGGCGCAATTTCGATATATGATTTGAAACACGATATGTCATTATTAATGGAAATGCTGCACGTAATGGGCATATCCACCACAGAGCACGCACTCAAGCAGCCCAAAGTACAGGACATCATCAATGCCAAACAAACTGAGGGTGTATATGATTTATTATTGGTAGAGCAATTGTATCAAGACGCATTCTTAGCATTAGCCCACGTTTACAATATACCTGTAATCAGCTCTGCAAcatttgctcaacaaatttatatGAGTCAGATGTTTGGCATTATCACACCTTGGTCATATGTGCCTCACAGTTATCTACCACTAACTGAGCACATGACTTTCTGGGAACGTGTACAAAATACTTACCACTCATTATATTATGACCTCTATCGAGAATTTAAAACCTTTCCAGAAATGGATAAGCTTGTAAAGAAATACTTTGGACATTTGCCAA TTGAATTCCCAAGTGTTTCGGCTATGGATAAGAATCTCTCTGCCACATTAATTAATAACTATACACCGTTATCATCGGCCGGTCCTACAATAGATAGCATGATCAATGTCGGTGGCATGCATATTTATCCACCAAAGCCACTTCCCACAGATCTACAGAAATTTTTAGATGAATCAGAAAATGGCGTAATTTACTTCAGTTTGGGCACTCTAGTTCAGGGTAAGGATATGCCACCAGAAAAGCTGCAGGTTTTCCTTGATGTGTTCAGTCAACTGAAACAACGCGTCTTATGGAAATTCGAAAATGATAGCATtgcaaatttaccaaaaaatgttaTGATAAAGAAATGGATGCCACAAAATGATATTTTGGCACACCCTAATGTGCGCGTTTTCATCGCTCACGGTGGGCTCTTTGGCACACAAGAAGCCGTGTATCATGCCGTGCCAATACTAGGCATGCCCTTCTTCTGCGATCAG TATCTAAATTTGAAGAAAGCTGAGCATGGCGGCTATGCCATTACTTTGGATTTACACACGCTTACTCGGGATGATTTGAAGAATGGTCTGCAGCAATTGCTTTTCAACTCCACCTATCGTGACACTATCAAGCGGATCTCGCGAATCTTCCACGATCGTCCCATGGGCCCACGGGAGACGGCACTCTACTGGATTGATTATGTGATACGTCACAAAGGCGCACGTCATTTGCGCGCAGCTGGTTTGGATTTGAAATGGTACCAATTTTATTTACTGGATGTTATCGGTCTGGCTGTAGCTGTCATAGTTGTAGCGCTCGGCGTTGTAGTAACGCTAGTGTGTTGGTTTTTACAAAGAATCAAGGGTgcgaaaagcaaacaaaaagtgcaataa